The Nicotiana tomentosiformis chromosome 2, ASM39032v3, whole genome shotgun sequence genome includes the window GCAGGGGAGCATCATGAAAGCGAGGCTCGACACCCCTTGACCGCGGCTTTATGAATTAAAACTGGATGTTGGCTTGAAGAAAAATGcaggaaaaagaagaaggagcCTCTTTCATTAATTTAAGGGTTGAACACAATCTAGCAAACTAAGTTCATAGAACATATTGCCCTCTAAGTAGCTCTCAACCATTGCTGTGACTTGGTGAAACTGGATGTGTTGATCTAAGAAGTTGCCTCTGTGGAGGATTACACTTACAAAAGAAGAGGATTGTTCAGTATATACAAACTACAAGTGAAAATACATTCCAATTGTGAACTAACACTTCCTAGGCCAAATACAAGATTGGGAAAACGTACCTGCATTCTCTGTTGTACAAGAGAAGATGCTCCTACTAAATTTACACCTCTTTGCAGAAAATATGTAGCAAAGCTGCCGATATCTCCATTCTTAAAAAACAAAAATGCTCCATTAGCCAGAGTCCGCAGAACACGAGGGGCAGTATGTTATGATGTTTTGACTAAACCTGCTGTCCAATTCCTCCAATCTAACTTACCAATAGATTTGTTCCTAAAGCTGACCATTTCTTTGAAATCGAAACTCCACTTTTGATTATTGCTTTCCGGTTTTCCTGATTCAACTTCCTCTCTTCCTTCTTCCTTTGTGTCGACACCTTCTTCTGCAGCTTCTTCGTTTTCATTTACTGCTTCTTTTGCAGTCTCAGGCACTGCTTCAGCTTGAACTGCTGCATCAGTAATGATATTCCCGAGTATATCAACGACCTCACTCATTTTAGGGCGAGATCTTGGATTCTTCGTGAGACATTTGTTGGCCAGTGATGCAAGTCTTTGAGCAGACTTGACACAATCATGGCCTTCAAGTCGAGGGTCGAGAATAAAATGAAACTTCTTTGAGTCTAAAACGTAGGGTCTCACCCATTCCAGTAGTTTTTGCTCAGCTCGAGGAAGGTTTCGTTCCAACACTCTCCTTCCTGTGATAAGTTCATAAAGGACAACTCCGAAGCTCCAAACATCACTTTTAGCAGTGAGTCTTCCAGTCTGGACATATTCAGGGGCCGCATAGCCTACCGTACCTACAACCTGAGGAACTGCTATGTCACGCATTGCACAAAGAGACAATATCTACTGTAGATTATCAAAGACATGAATCACAGTTCTTATAATATCATGATCTTTCTGCTTGAAGTTTTATACTCCCTCCATCCCAGCATATGTGACGTTGTTTGAGTAGGCACGGGTTTAAAAGACAGACTTTTGAAACCTGTGGTCTAACACAAGTCATAGACATTAATGGGAAGTTTTaagtttaaattatttttaaataaaggaaaaatgCCATTACATTTaggacagactaaaaaggaaagtgtgggagtaagaaaagaaaaacttatTAATTCCAGATTGAGACCCACTGACGCCAAAAAACTTACTGATGTTGAGATATGGCTTAGTCCTGCAGCTGGACCTTGCCGAGCCAGTCCAAAGTCTGAAAGCTTTGCATTAAAATCTTCATCCAGAAGAATATTTGATGGCTTGAAGTCTCGAAATATCAACTGAACCAAAGACAGTAGCGGAAAAATAACATAAGGACAACTTCTAGAACCAGAAATATCAAAGGTTAGTAGTTGGTAGTGCTGATAAGAGGCTGCAATCCTGAATATATCAAGGGATCGCGGACAATATCAAGTTTTGCTGCTATCTCTGTTGATAGCCATACTGAAGTTTGACTTGGGCTTCCATGCATCAACAATGTCATGTTTTTTCATAGGAGTTTACAAACACATATATAAGAAAGTTTTCGTGAGTTCACTCTGTAATCAACAAACTTAAAACTATCTGATTTCATCCTAGAAGACATAACTTTGACTAACCGTAAAAGCACTAATGCAATTACCATCCAAATTTCAGAATTGTCAGAACGTGCAGTGCTCCATATCCATTAAGCCATTTTTTCTTAGTGAGACGACTTATCTTTTGGTAACTTGTACAAAAACCATGTAAATAAATGGCGAATTAGGTATATGAAGCAGTTTGAAGAAAGGGACTGCTTTAAGCTTGGATAAACATAAAAAGCTTGGATAAACATCAGATTTGTCTTGTTTAAAAAAATCCAGCCAAATGATTTTCTTTTTTGGCTTCTTATCTGTCATCCCAAAAGGGAAGCCTTGGCGTAACtagtaaagttgttgccatgtgactaGGAGGTCATGAGTTCAAACTGTGGAAACATactcttgcagaaatgtagggtaagaccgcatacaatagacccttgtggtccaggCATCCAGCCCTTCCCCGGATCCccacgcatagcgggagcttagtgctcTGGGCTGCCCTCTTTTATTTGTCATCCCACCCTATCTCATTTGCTCGTCTTCCAAGTTCCTTTTTGCTTCTATTCATCTCATGTATTCTACTATCCTCCAGTTGATGATCAATAAAGAATTAATCTACATCTGTCCTTTTGTTACCTTTCTCAAAATATTAGTAAATCTGTTTTTAACATCACTGACAATTTAGCTAAGCGAATTACTTTTCATTTTGATAAGAATCAGGAAAATATTCGGTAAGCTAGTTCACCTTTCCAACATGATTCAAAGGATTAAGTCGTTGCATTTACTCAATATCAAGGGACTGAAAGATAAGAAAGAGTTTTTTCTTccataaaagaaaaaatattaatgGGATGATTTCAACCCTCTTCCTTGAACTGAATTTCTACTACAGTAACGTGCGAAGCTTTTTCTTTAGTAAGGAAATCTTGAAGAAAGAAACAGCTTGAAGAAAGAAACAGGGTGAGGTCATTAAGTAAAACGCATGAACTACCAATTGAGAAAACACGTAATGGATTCTGAAGAAAGAAGTCTAAATCACCTGAAAATCCATTTCTTCATGCAGATATGCTAATCCACGAGCTGCATCTTGGGCAATTTTTAATCTCAAAGTCCAGGAGAGGGGAGCTCGTGATCGGGCCAACAGATGGTCCTCCAAGCTTTTGTTACACATGAGTTCATAGACTAAAAGACGTTGCATCCCTCTTTCATCATCCTCTGCACAATAGCCGATTAACTTCACTAGATTTGGGTGCTTCACTACACCTAAAAAGTTTACTTCATTAATCCACTCCTTATGCCCCTGAATACTAGACCACAGAAAAATGAAACACATAAGATGATTGTAGAGAAACTCAGCATTATCTTATGAAACATATAAGATAACTGAGCTGAGAGGTGATAGGTAAAGAAATAAACTAGAAGACCAAAACTATCATATCCGAGTCGATGATCCCGAGGTCCTAGTTTTTGAATCACCAGTTTTTTTCccaaattaaatttttttctGGCAGATTATAAAAAACAATCGGTCTTTTTCTTGAATAGTTTGTTTTACCTCCCAtcctaataataataacaataagaaCAACAAGAACAAGAATAAGAACGAACAACAACCACGatacatcatcatcatcattccCTTTCAATTTAACACTTTTCAACGGTTATTTTGATCAATTTCAGAATTAACCGCATTACATTAATAtcttttataaaattaaaaaaagataCTTTATGCCATTTCCTTTTTTTATGGAGGTCTCCGGGCCAGCTGTCGTGCACATCGATTATTCCACAAggtatatccaaatgacaaaatgaTAATAATGTAAGACAAAATTCACTTAGCTTATCAGCCCCAATAATTATTCACATTATAAGCATATAATGAATTTattatctttttttttctccTCAAAATCAAATTTCTGCAAATTAAATCACTCCAATCACCTTAATGGAAATAGCACTCAAAATTTTATCTAAAAAACATCCATAAGCATAATAGCTAAAATATTCAATAGAATCTAAGTCCTAACAATGTAAGAAATATTTCCACAATCATGTACCTTATAAGATAATTCAAGGTAAACATCTATTTATATGATAAACATTAATTCGTAATCTGATTAAAAAAGATTTTAAGTTATATGCGCTAATGATGTAAAGCTTTTTACGTAAATTTTAGCCTGTAATTGCATATCAAACCATTTTTACCAGGTTACCAATTAGAATTTAACTAATATCCATGGACCGCGCAAAACGTTTTTACACTATCAGGTCACATTTACATATTATGGCAGGCGACATGCCTTATTTTCAAGATTTTAATTTACTATTAATTACCTTATACGGAGTATATAAGTAACTTGACTGTATAAATATTGTGGGTAAACAACAGTAAAAAAAATAATCTTTGTATATATAACTTAATTTTATTTAATATAAAGGAGAAAAGCATGCCTGGAATCCATGGCGATTCAATCGTTTAACAGCAACTTCCATTTCACCAACAACTCCTCTATACACAGACCCAAATCCTCCTTCTCCGATCATTAAACCTCTACTGAAGCCTTTCGTCGCTAATTTCAGCTCATAAAATCCGAAAACTCGCAGATCATTAGCTCGTCGCTGAGTTAAGAACTCATAAAACTCGAACGAGTCAGTATAATCCCTCGAGTCCGAGTCAAACTCGGACCGTGACCTCCGCGTATCAACGGTGGCACTGCTCGATGCTACGCTCAATGAACGAACCCATGAAACTTTTGATTCCCTCGAACTTAATGTTGccccttcttcttcttcgtcctTTGTAAAATAGAAGCATTTCATTTCTGTTTATTGCTTTTGTTTTCTGGGTTTTGGTTTAATTTAAGAAAAATGTAAAGAGAAGGTAATATTAAATGTAAGGAAGAGACAGTTGAAGAAAAGATGAGAGAATGGTTGATTTGAAAACGATGAGTCATGGAGTGGAGTTTGAAGAGCGGGTGAACAAACATCACCTCTCGGAGCTCGGACTTGTAATTGTTGGAAAAAAATATTCGtgttgattatatatatatatatatatatatatatatatatatatatataattggtaTTATTAATTTCTTGTTTGGTAGTATTTTTTTGATCAATGTATAACGAATATTTGGATAAGTATATATAAAGAGAGAAGCAACCTTTCAAAACCTTTTCCAAATCCTTTTCAAAAGATATGGAGGGTATTTTTATAAACaaacatttttaatttttttttacgtaatgcatgttatttttaatacaccaaaTTAAATAGTCGATAATAAATAATTCTAGCATAATTAATCTTCGCGTTACTAATCACATCATTACTAATACACCCTATTTACTACTATTCTTATACACCGCGACCCCTTATGTGATTATGCTCGGTTGAGTACggagtttaaaaataatattttcttttggcatatttttctttttaatttattctAAAAGAATGATACActttaaatttcaaaaaaaaaaattaactttataCTTTTCAAAAAAATTTAACACATATAAATGGTCTAAGctgaaagttatgggttcattgGATACACGAAATTCTTTAGTTATACAAACGTCATGACATATTTTACCTCACAATTTTTTTGTGAGAACGAAAGtagtaataaatatttatatatatataaattagctcattaaaaataaaatataaactttaaaattaaattacttataaatatgaaaaaaaaatatcaTCATTTTTTAACAAGctaaaaagaaaagaatattATTAGTGCTTTGTGGCGTATATAATTGATGTAACCGATGTGTATGTGTAGATTATAATATAAAATAGAAATAGGAGGAGCGGGTTTTCTTGATCATGATATTGTCGtgttggagagagagagagagagcgcaaaCAGCGTACATTTTTTGAAAGAAAATCGTACTAGTAGATGAAGATTTGGCGTTGGTTCAATTTGAAAAATTAAGAAAATGAAAGGTTGATATTTCAAAAACATAACTGAAGTCCCCACAACTTCATTGAGATAATAGTCCTTATTGGAAGATGAATATTATATGAAGAGAAAAGAAATACCTCAACGGATGTTTGTGTTATAAACTATTGCTTAAAAGGTGCTACGAACTATGAAGTTATTTGGTTAATAATTTAGATATCATGTGTTAATTATGCAATTATGTTGCATTATTTTATTTCGTTCTATCACGTCATAAGTTGAGAATTTTACACAAATTGTCAGTGAATTCACTGTTTATTTTTTATAGTTGGTGCATATAGATTATATATAGTTattacacatattatatatgaattatacatatactatacataCCGTCAATCATTTTTAATTTAACAATTGGTGGAtaactatttaaattaattttcttaaagttaTAACAGCGACAGAAACcggtttcgaccttcgtatgattagtcaagattggaacataatagaccgaaggtcatcttcataatatcgattatgagatctgaagccaggttaccgagctcaaatttctaggaccgatcaaataccgagctcgaagtcattaccgagctcgaatccaaatcgaactatgatgcgaagcggcgttatcgagcttaagagccagagaccgaccaataccgagcccaagtcaataccgggccctgagtcaaaatcgagctcgagtcaatatcgggTTCTAAATCTGAAAACTAACCAaaaccaagtccgatcaagatcgagccaagggacaaTAGTCGTTACAGCCACACTATGGGAGataatctcggcgggaattaggaaaaaactaatctatcataggttcctcactatgtatttttaattatatccaaagtaggatccctccactataagagggataacTATTACTTTTGTAAGAGGATCCAACATTAAGGCATGCATACACTCTCATATTCAGATATTACCATTCACAGAGAAATACAACAGAGATTATCCTCTTGtgagctttatacattgattcatcttgtttgttcataaaatcgCTTTCTATTCAAtattggtttgtatttcattatttatagtcaatattcgatatatctcTACTTACTTTtctgatttgtgccaagttataccacgtacccttagaactacgtataaattcaactttatccgtttttcgagtaaacagtttggcgcccaccgtggggctaaggataacagtggttgtttggtacgaatctctacaAAAGACACCTTTTTACGCTTGCTCTCGAAAGTGTCTTTAATTTCAGGTTAGAAACAACGATCTCTCAATTAATGGCcatacctatcgacaacgaagcatgccttcaagatgagaacaacaactttaCCCCCGGGGGTGGAAGGCCACTCGTTGATCCCGTTAGAGCTTgggtcgaagagccaatagacattaattcacatgtggccatcgaggcgaaccaacgttctgaccctgaaaatagcattcaagGTGGAACTCGGTCTGTAGCTCGGAATACCCAAAACGCcgaggaaaacggaatcagcttgcgtatgatttttgaaatgttgcaagctcaacaagtagcgatagcccagttgcagagccaaacatAGGCACCAACCAGATTCGAGCctagtccaccccaagaagtcacccacaaaacggggccagcTATAGTAAGACCAAATGAGCAAGAAATGGGGACTAGTCCCGAAATTTTTAAGATGTTCGAAGACCTGACAAAatgaatagagtcaggagaaaggaggatcgaggcaaacgacaaaaaagtaaaaacgtataactccagggttgatcagatcccgggggcaccaccgatattgaaggtcttagattccaaaaaattagtacaaaagccttttcccccgAGCGAGGCTCTTAAACCGATCTGAAAAAAGTTTCGCATGCccaaaattcctaaatataatggaacaaccgaccccaacgaacatgtcacctcttacacatgtgccattaaagggaacgatctagaggacgatgagatcgaacctgtattattaaaaatattcggtgaaaccctgtcaaaaggagcaatgatatggtatcatattttaccgtctaactctatcgattcttttgctatgcttgcagattctttcgtaaaagcacatgttggggccataaaggtcgagaccaggaagtcataCTTGTTccaggtaagacaaaaggataagaAGATGCTAAGAgtattcgtatctcgtttccaaatggaacgaatggatctaccaccaatcacagatgattgggctgttcgaGCTTTCACTTAaggtctaaacgaacgaagctcgatggcttcacggcggctgaagcataacctgatcgagtacccagctattacttaggccgatgtgcacaatcagtatcaatccaaaataagagtcgcagacgaccagttgggttctgggccCGCTGTTAAAAGGGACATCAATCGAGAACCAAGGCCGATTAGGGACCGATATCGACCATATAGTGGAGACCATAGGGGGAACGAACCAAGACATAATCCCgtacaaggcaataaaataagtgatcgaggccaagggtctcgggggctgatgaacagaaataggttcgacaggcataccggacctaaggaagcaccatggttatcggagtataacttcagcatcgatgcatacGCTATCGTGTCGACTATCGGATGCaccaaagatactaaatggcctcgacctctgcagactGATCCTgtccagaggaatcccaatcaaatgtgcgaatatcatggcactcatggccacaaaacggaagattgctGGCAACtgagagaagaggtagcccggttattcaataaagggcaccttcaaaaaattttaagtgacagggccaaaaaccatttcaaaaatagggatttcaatAGGAAAAACAAAcaggaagagccacaacacatcatccacatgatcatcggtgggatcGATATCCCTCAGGGGccgatgcttaaacgcactaagacgtCAATTATAAAAGAGAAGCAATCTCGAGCTCAGGATTACGCACCTATAGGAACCGTGTCCTTTAATAATGAAGACGCgaaaggaatcatgcaaccacatagtgatgcactggtaatatctgtacttatgaataaaactcaagttaaacatgtgttaattgatccaggtagttcggccaacatcattcgatcgagggtcgtagagcaactcggtctacaggaccaggtcgtgcccgcaaccttggtactaaacggattcaatatggcatataAAACTGCTAAGGGCTAAATAATCCTACCAGTTAActtggccgggaccatccaagaaatgaagttgcacgtgatcgaaggcgatatgagatacaatgccctgttcggaagaccatggatccacaatatgagggttgtaccctcgaccctccactaggttttgaagttcccaacatcggagggaatcaaaacggtTTACGGGGAGCAACCGACCACTaaagaaatgtttgtcgtcgatgaagtgattctgatatcatcattatcatcaacaaaaggatcagattcgaaggaggaacggaataccaaataacaatcacaaacgtcagcttcGACCCAATTAAAGAATCaaaagactgacgaagat containing:
- the LOC104087590 gene encoding serine/threonine-protein kinase PCRK1 isoform X1; its protein translation is MKCFYFTKDEEEEGATLSSRESKVSWVRSLSVASSSATVDTRRSRSEFDSDSRDYTDSFEFYEFLTQRRANDLRVFGFYELKLATKGFSRGLMIGEGGFGSVYRGVVGEMEVAVKRLNRHGFQGHKEWINEVNFLGVVKHPNLVKLIGYCAEDDERGMQRLLVYELMCNKSLEDHLLARSRAPLSWTLRLKIAQDAARGLAYLHEEMDFQLIFRDFKPSNILLDEDFNAKLSDFGLARQGPAAGLSHISTSVVGTVGYAAPEYVQTGRLTAKSDVWSFGVVLYELITGRRVLERNLPRAEQKLLEWVRPYVLDSKKFHFILDPRLEGHDCVKSAQRLASLANKCLTKNPRSRPKMSEVVDILGNIITDAAVQAEAVPETAKEAVNENEEAAEEGVDTKEEGREEVESGKPESNNQKWSFDFKEMVSFRNKSIEWRYRQLCYIFSAKRCKFSRSIFSCTTENAGTFSQSCIWPRKC
- the LOC104087590 gene encoding serine/threonine-protein kinase PCRK1 isoform X3 yields the protein MKCFYFTKDEEEEGATLSSRESKVSWVRSLSVASSSATVDTRRSRSEFDSDSRDYTDSFEFYEFLTQRRANDLRVFGFYELKLATKGFSRGLMIGEGGFGSVYRGVVGEMEVAVKRLNRHGFQGHKEWINEVNFLGVVKHPNLVKLIGYCAEDDERGMQRLLVYELMCNKSLEDHLLARSRAPLSWTLRLKIAQDAARGLAYLHEEMDFQLIFRDFKPSNILLDEDFNAKLSDFGLARQGPAAGLSHISTSVVGTVGYAAPEYVQTGRLTAKSDVWSFGVVLYELITGRRVLERNLPRAEQKLLEWVRPYVLDSKKFHFILDPRLEGHDCVKSAQRLASLANKCLTKNPRSRPKMSEVVDILGNIITDAAVQAEAVPETAKEAVNENEEAAEEGVDTKEEGREEVESGKPESNNQKWSFDFKEMVSFRNKSIEWRYRQLCYIFSAKRCKFSRSIFSCTTENAV
- the LOC104087590 gene encoding serine/threonine-protein kinase PCRK1 isoform X4, producing MKCFYFTKDEEEEGATLSSRESKVSWVRSLSVASSSATVDTRRSRSEFDSDSRDYTDSFEFYEFLTQRRANDLRVFGFYELKLATKGFSRGLMIGEGGFGSVYRGVVGEMEVAVKRLNRHGFQGHKEWINEVNFLGVVKHPNLVKLIGYCAEDDERGMQRLLVYELMCNKSLEDHLLARSRAPLSWTLRLKIAQDAARGLAYLHEEMDFQLIFRDFKPSNILLDEDFNAKLSDFGLARQGPAAGLSHISTSVVGTVGYAAPEYVQTGRLTAKSDVWSFGVVLYELITGRRVLERNLPRAEQKLLEWVRPYVLDSKKFHFILDPRLEGHDCVKSAQRLASLANKCLTKNPRSRPKMSEVVDILGNIITDAAVQAEAVPETAKEAVNENEEAAEEGVDTKEEGREEVESGKPESNNQKWSFDFKEMVSFRNKSIGKLDWRNWTAGLVKTS
- the LOC104087590 gene encoding serine/threonine-protein kinase PCRK1 isoform X2; translation: MKCFYFTKDEEEEGATLSSRESKVSWVRSLSVASSSATVDTRRSRSEFDSDSRDYTDSFEFYEFLTQRRANDLRVFGFYELKLATKGFSRGLMIGEGGFGSVYRGVVGEMEVAVKRLNRHGFQGHKEWINEVNFLGVVKHPNLVKLIGYCAEDDERGMQRLLVYELMCNKSLEDHLLARSRAPLSWTLRLKIAQDAARGLAYLHEEMDFQLIFRDFKPSNILLDEDFNAKLSDFGLARQGPAAGLSHISTSVVGTVGYAAPEYVQTGRLTAKSDVWSFGVVLYELITGRRVLERNLPRAEQKLLEWVRPYVLDSKKFHFILDPRLEGHDCVKSAQRLASLANKCLTKNPRSRPKMSEVVDILGNIITDAAVQAEAVPETAKEAVNENEEAAEEGVDTKEEGREEVESGKPESNNQKWSFDFKEMVSFRNKSIEWRYRQLCYIFSAKRCKFSRSIFSCTTENAV